A portion of the Pseudomonas protegens CHA0 genome contains these proteins:
- a CDS encoding patatin-like phospholipase family protein has product MSAGPVTGLILSGGGARAAYQVGVLAAIAELLGPGARNPFPVIVGTSAGAINAVSLASGAADFSAAIQRLTAFWRNFRSDQVMRSDWPGVIRQASRFVGHSLLGLGAQVPVALINNSPLRELLNEHMHLSGINDAIAQGQLHAVAVTAFGYESGQAVTFYQGGGVIDPWLRHRRIGIPTHLTVDHLLASSAIPLLFAPVKLDQEYFGDGAVRQSAPISPALHLGASRVLVVGVSGNPRGNDPESAGQRTYTGQEPTLAQIGGHMLNSTFIDSLESDIELLERLNHFSRLLPGSAADRALGIAPVEVLVIAPSQPIDEIAARHRHELPAALRVFLRGPGATRTSGAGVLSYLLFEAPYCNELIELGRSDALAKREELARFLGLARAPRA; this is encoded by the coding sequence ATGAGTGCTGGACCGGTAACAGGTTTGATTCTTTCCGGCGGTGGTGCCCGGGCCGCTTATCAAGTCGGCGTGCTGGCGGCGATTGCCGAGTTGCTGGGCCCGGGGGCGCGCAACCCGTTCCCGGTGATCGTCGGCACTTCAGCGGGGGCCATCAATGCCGTCAGCCTGGCCAGTGGCGCCGCGGACTTTTCTGCGGCGATCCAGCGCCTCACGGCGTTCTGGCGCAACTTTCGCAGTGATCAGGTAATGCGCAGCGACTGGCCCGGGGTCATTCGCCAGGCCAGCCGCTTTGTCGGCCACAGCCTGCTGGGGCTGGGTGCCCAGGTGCCGGTGGCGCTGATCAACAACTCGCCGCTGCGCGAGCTGCTCAACGAACACATGCACCTGTCGGGCATCAACGACGCGATTGCCCAGGGCCAATTGCACGCTGTGGCGGTAACCGCGTTCGGCTACGAATCCGGCCAGGCGGTGACCTTCTATCAAGGGGGCGGGGTGATCGATCCCTGGCTGCGGCATCGACGGATCGGCATTCCCACCCATCTGACGGTGGACCACTTGCTGGCCAGTTCGGCGATCCCCTTGCTGTTCGCGCCGGTGAAGCTCGACCAGGAGTATTTCGGCGATGGGGCGGTGCGCCAGTCGGCGCCTATCAGCCCGGCCCTGCACCTGGGGGCCAGCCGTGTGCTGGTGGTGGGCGTCAGCGGCAACCCGCGGGGCAACGATCCGGAGAGTGCCGGGCAGCGGACCTATACCGGTCAGGAGCCGACCCTGGCGCAGATTGGCGGGCACATGCTCAACAGCACCTTCATTGACAGCCTGGAAAGCGATATCGAATTGCTGGAGCGGCTCAATCACTTCAGCCGGTTGCTGCCCGGCAGTGCGGCCGACCGCGCCCTGGGCATTGCTCCAGTGGAAGTACTGGTGATTGCCCCCAGCCAGCCCATCGACGAGATTGCCGCTCGTCATCGGCATGAGCTGCCGGCAGCGTTGCGTGTATTCCTGCGTGGGCCCGGGGCGACCCGCACCAGCGGCGCAGGGGTCTTGAGCTATCTGCTGTTCGAAGCGCCCTACTGCAACGAGCT
- a CDS encoding lipid A biosynthesis lauroyl acyltransferase, translating to MDRPRFRAAFLSPRFWPLWLGLGVLWLIVQLPYAALLHIGRALGALMYRVAGERRRIAKRNLELCFPEKSAAERKRLLKENFASTGIAFFEMAMSWWWSKPRLARLAHVEGLDYLKQAQRDGHGVILMALHFTTLEIGAALLGQQHTIDGMYREHKNPLFDFIQRRGRERHNLDSLAVERDDVRGMLKLLRSGRAIWYAPDQDYGAKQSVFVPLFGIQAATVTATSKFARLGKALVVPFTQERLADGSGYRLVIHAPLTDFPGATEEEDCLRINQWVETALRACPEQYLWAHRRFKSRPPGEPKLYKKRG from the coding sequence ATGGATCGCCCGCGTTTTCGAGCTGCATTCTTGTCTCCACGTTTCTGGCCGCTGTGGCTGGGGCTTGGTGTGTTATGGCTGATCGTCCAGTTGCCCTATGCCGCACTGCTGCACATCGGTCGCGCCCTCGGGGCGCTGATGTACCGGGTGGCCGGTGAGCGCCGGCGGATTGCCAAGCGCAACCTGGAACTGTGTTTCCCGGAAAAGTCCGCCGCGGAACGCAAACGCCTGCTCAAGGAGAACTTCGCCTCCACCGGGATCGCCTTCTTCGAGATGGCCATGAGCTGGTGGTGGTCCAAGCCGCGGCTGGCTCGGCTGGCCCATGTCGAAGGGCTGGACTACCTCAAGCAGGCCCAGCGCGACGGTCATGGGGTGATTCTCATGGCCCTGCACTTCACCACCCTGGAGATCGGCGCGGCGCTGCTGGGCCAGCAACACACCATCGATGGCATGTACCGCGAACACAAGAACCCACTGTTCGACTTCATCCAGCGCCGCGGGCGCGAGCGCCACAACCTCGATTCCCTAGCGGTGGAGCGCGACGACGTGCGCGGCATGCTCAAGCTGCTGCGGTCCGGACGGGCGATCTGGTATGCGCCGGACCAGGACTATGGCGCCAAGCAGAGCGTTTTCGTGCCGCTGTTCGGTATCCAGGCTGCGACGGTCACCGCTACCAGCAAGTTCGCCCGCCTGGGCAAGGCGCTGGTGGTGCCTTTCACCCAGGAACGCCTGGCCGATGGCAGTGGGTACCGTCTGGTGATCCATGCCCCCCTGACGGATTTTCCCGGCGCCACCGAAGAGGAGGATTGCCTGCGGATCAATCAGTGGGTGGAAACCGCCTTGCGCGCCTGCCCCGAGCAGTACCTCTGGGCTCACCGTCGCTTCAAGAGCCGGCCGCCAGGCGAGCCCAAGCTCTATAAGAAGCGCGGTTGA
- the minC gene encoding septum site-determining protein MinC: protein MSQTESLDQDPVFQLKGSMLAITVLELARNDLEGLDRQLAAKVAQAPNFFSNAPLVLALDKLPAGEGSVDLPGLMRVCRQHGLRTLAIRASRIEDIAAAIAVDLPVLPPSGARERPLEPPESEIKKPEKPPEPTIKPTRIITSPVRGGQQIYAQGGDLVVVSSVSPGAELLADGNIHVYGPMRGRALAGVKGDTKARIFCQQLSAELISIAGQYKVSEDLRRDPLWGSGVQVSLSGDVLNITRL, encoded by the coding sequence ATGAGCCAAACCGAATCGCTAGACCAAGATCCTGTGTTCCAGTTAAAGGGCAGCATGCTCGCCATCACCGTGCTGGAACTGGCCCGCAACGACCTCGAAGGCCTCGATCGCCAACTGGCCGCGAAAGTCGCCCAGGCGCCGAACTTCTTCAGCAACGCCCCGCTGGTACTGGCCCTGGACAAGCTGCCTGCTGGCGAAGGCTCGGTGGATCTGCCCGGGCTGATGCGCGTCTGCCGCCAGCACGGCCTGCGGACCCTGGCGATCCGCGCCAGCCGCATCGAAGACATTGCCGCGGCGATTGCCGTCGACCTGCCGGTGCTGCCGCCTTCCGGCGCCCGGGAGCGGCCGCTGGAGCCACCGGAAAGTGAAATCAAGAAGCCGGAAAAACCGCCGGAACCCACCATCAAACCGACTCGCATCATCACCTCGCCCGTACGCGGCGGGCAGCAGATCTATGCCCAGGGTGGCGATCTGGTAGTGGTGTCCTCGGTCAGCCCCGGTGCGGAACTTCTCGCCGATGGCAATATCCATGTATACGGCCCCATGCGCGGCCGCGCCCTGGCCGGAGTCAAGGGTGACACCAAGGCGCGGATTTTCTGTCAGCAATTGAGCGCTGAACTGATCTCCATTGCAGGCCAGTACAAGGTTTCCGAGGACCTGCGACGCGACCCTCTGTGGGGCTCCGGAGTCCAGGTCAGCCTGTCGGGTGACGTGTTGAACATCACACGTCTTTAA
- the minD gene encoding septum site-determining protein MinD, producing the protein MAKILVVTSGKGGVGKTTTSAAIGTGLALRGHKTVIVDFDVGLRNLDLIMGCERRVVYDFVNVVNGEANLQQALIKDKRLENLYVLAASQTRDKDALTLEGVEKVLMELKETFEFVVCDSPAGIEKGAHLAMYFADEAIVVTNPEVSSVRDSDRMLGLLASKSRRAEKGEDAIKEHLLLTRYNPERVSNGEMLGVEDVKEILAVTLLGVIPESQAVLKASNQGVPVILDDQSDAGQAYSDAVDRLLGKTVEHRFLDVEKKGFFERLFGGR; encoded by the coding sequence TTGGCCAAGATTCTCGTGGTTACATCCGGCAAGGGTGGTGTGGGTAAAACCACCACCAGCGCCGCTATCGGTACCGGCCTCGCTCTGCGCGGCCACAAAACAGTGATCGTCGACTTCGACGTCGGCCTGCGTAACCTCGACCTGATCATGGGCTGCGAGCGTCGCGTGGTGTATGACTTCGTCAACGTGGTCAACGGCGAAGCCAACCTGCAGCAAGCCCTGATCAAAGACAAGCGCCTGGAAAACCTCTACGTACTGGCCGCCAGCCAGACCCGCGACAAAGACGCGCTGACCCTGGAAGGCGTGGAAAAGGTCCTGATGGAACTCAAGGAAACCTTCGAGTTCGTGGTCTGCGACTCCCCGGCCGGTATCGAGAAAGGCGCGCACCTGGCCATGTACTTCGCCGACGAAGCGATTGTCGTGACCAACCCTGAAGTGTCTTCGGTGCGTGACTCCGACCGCATGCTCGGCCTGCTGGCCAGCAAATCCCGTCGCGCCGAAAAGGGCGAGGACGCGATCAAGGAACACCTGCTGTTGACCCGCTACAACCCGGAGCGTGTCAGCAATGGCGAAATGCTCGGTGTTGAAGACGTCAAAGAAATTCTGGCAGTGACCCTGCTCGGCGTCATTCCGGAGTCCCAGGCAGTGCTCAAGGCTTCCAACCAGGGCGTGCCGGTGATTCTCGACGACCAGAGTGATGCTGGCCAGGCCTACAGCGATGCGGTTGACCGCCTGCTGGGCAAAACCGTGGAGCACCGGTTCCTTGATGTCGAGAAGAAGGGATTCTTCGAGCGCCTGTTTGGAGGTAGATAA
- the minE gene encoding cell division topological specificity factor MinE translates to MNLFDFFRASKKVSTASVAKERLQIIVAHERGQRSTPDYLPALQKELVEVIRKYVNIGSDDVHVALENQGSCSILELNITLPDR, encoded by the coding sequence ATGAATCTTTTTGACTTCTTTCGTGCCAGCAAAAAGGTCAGCACCGCGTCGGTAGCGAAAGAGCGTCTACAGATCATCGTGGCGCATGAACGCGGCCAGCGCAGCACCCCTGATTACTTGCCCGCCTTGCAGAAGGAACTGGTGGAAGTGATCCGCAAGTACGTCAATATCGGGTCCGACGACGTGCACGTCGCTCTGGAAAACCAGGGCAGCTGCTCGATCCTGGAACTCAATATCACCCTGCCTGATCGCTGA
- a CDS encoding RluA family pseudouridine synthase has translation MPLSNIHILHQDPAVLVVNKPTLLLSVPGRADDNKDCLITRLQENGYPEARIVHRLDWETSGIILLARDADTHRELSRQFHDRETEKAYTALCWGQPELDSGSIDLPLRYDPPTKPRHVVDHEFGKHALTFWRVLERCGDWCRVELTPITGRSHQLRVHMLSIGHPLLGDGLYAHPQALAAWPRLCLHASMLSFTHPQTGERLRFECPAPF, from the coding sequence ATGCCGTTGTCGAATATCCACATCCTGCATCAGGACCCCGCCGTCCTGGTGGTGAACAAACCCACCCTGCTGCTTTCAGTCCCCGGTCGCGCCGACGACAACAAGGACTGCCTGATCACTCGCCTGCAGGAAAACGGCTACCCCGAAGCCCGTATCGTCCACCGGCTGGATTGGGAAACCTCGGGCATCATTCTCCTGGCCCGGGACGCTGATACCCATCGCGAACTGTCGCGACAGTTTCATGACCGCGAAACCGAAAAGGCCTACACCGCCCTGTGCTGGGGCCAGCCGGAACTGGACAGCGGCAGCATCGATCTGCCCTTGCGTTATGATCCGCCAACCAAACCCCGGCATGTGGTGGACCACGAATTCGGCAAGCACGCCCTGACCTTCTGGCGAGTGCTGGAGCGCTGCGGCGACTGGTGCCGGGTCGAATTGACCCCCATCACCGGCCGCTCTCATCAGTTGCGGGTACACATGCTTTCCATCGGCCATCCGCTGCTGGGTGACGGCCTTTATGCCCATCCACAAGCACTGGCGGCCTGGCCCCGCCTATGCCTGCATGCCAGCATGCTCAGCTTCACTCACCCGCAGACAGGCGAGCGCCTGCGCTTCGAGTGCCCCGCGCCGTTCTGA
- a CDS encoding M18 family aminopeptidase: MREELNQGLIDFLKASPTPFHATASLVQRLEAAGYQRLDEREPWTTEANGRYYVTRNDSSIVAFKLGRHSPLQGGIRLVGAHTDSPCLRVKPQPELQRQGFWQLGVEVYGGALLAPWFDRDLSLAGRVTFRRDGKVESQLIDFKAPIAIIPNLAIHLNREANQGWAINAQNELPPILAQFAGDERVDFRAVLTDQLAREHGLNADVVLDYELSFYDTQSAAVIGLHGDFIAGARLDNLLSCYAGLQALLTADSEETCVLVCNDHEEVGSCSACGADGPMLEQTLRRLLPEGDEFVRTIQRSLLISADNAHGVHPNYADKHDANHGPKLNAGPVIKVNSNQRYATNSETAGFFRHLCMAEEVPVQSFVVRSDMGCGSTIGPITASHLGVRTVDIGLPTFAMHSIRELCGSHDLAHLVKVLSAFYASHELP, translated from the coding sequence ATGCGCGAAGAGTTGAACCAAGGCCTGATCGACTTTCTCAAGGCCTCCCCTACCCCTTTCCATGCCACTGCCAGCCTCGTTCAACGCCTGGAAGCGGCGGGTTACCAGCGCCTCGACGAGCGCGAGCCATGGACCACCGAAGCCAACGGCCGCTACTACGTCACCCGTAACGACTCCTCCATCGTCGCCTTCAAACTGGGCCGGCATTCGCCACTGCAAGGCGGCATCCGCCTGGTAGGCGCCCACACCGACAGCCCCTGCCTGCGGGTCAAGCCCCAGCCGGAACTGCAACGCCAGGGCTTCTGGCAACTGGGCGTCGAAGTCTATGGCGGCGCATTGCTGGCTCCGTGGTTCGACCGCGACCTGTCCCTGGCCGGCCGCGTGACCTTCCGCCGCGACGGCAAGGTGGAAAGCCAGCTGATCGACTTCAAGGCGCCGATCGCGATCATTCCCAACCTGGCCATCCACCTCAACCGTGAAGCCAATCAGGGCTGGGCGATCAACGCGCAGAACGAATTGCCGCCGATCCTGGCCCAGTTCGCCGGCGATGAGCGGGTGGATTTCCGAGCGGTCCTGACCGACCAACTGGCCCGCGAACACGGCCTGAACGCCGATGTGGTGCTGGACTACGAGTTGAGCTTCTACGACACCCAGAGTGCTGCCGTGATCGGCCTGCACGGTGACTTCATTGCCGGCGCGCGCCTGGACAACCTGCTGTCCTGTTACGCCGGGCTGCAGGCCCTGTTGACGGCCGACAGCGAGGAAACCTGCGTACTGGTGTGCAACGACCATGAAGAAGTCGGCTCCTGCTCGGCTTGCGGCGCTGATGGTCCGATGCTCGAACAGACCCTGCGCCGCCTGCTGCCCGAAGGCGACGAGTTCGTCCGCACCATCCAGAGGTCGCTGCTGATTTCCGCAGACAATGCCCACGGCGTACACCCCAACTACGCCGACAAGCATGACGCCAATCACGGCCCGAAACTCAATGCCGGCCCGGTGATCAAGGTCAACAGCAACCAGCGCTACGCCACCAACAGCGAAACCGCCGGCTTCTTCCGCCACCTGTGCATGGCCGAAGAAGTGCCGGTACAGAGCTTCGTGGTACGCAGCGACATGGGTTGCGGCTCGACCATCGGCCCTATCACCGCCAGCCATCTGGGGGTACGCACTGTGGACATCGGCCTGCCGACCTTCGCCATGCACTCGATCCGCGAGCTCTGTGGCAGCCATGACCTGGCTCATCTGGTGAAAGTGCTGAGCGCCTTCTACGCTAGCCACGAACTGCCATGA
- a CDS encoding mechanosensitive ion channel family protein — translation MFARLFALPCYVLVCLLTLLPLGSAQAVGLPGLLGNQTKAQPQAEEPLGQSLDEVIKSLENDQQRTKLLADLKKLRDATKKAQPTPEEGVLGLIGGTLSNLEKQFSGADSPVTRWSDEFDLAKEELSALMLPASQWLPIIFAFALILMVWSLLAAALIWLSHRVRLRFGLTEDLPQHPKTWDLLRFALRKLGPWLIALLITVYMTYSLPSSLGKDLAMVLAYALVVGTCFSAICVVAFSVLDGPHRHRALYILRRQAFRPLWWIGSFAAFGEALSDPRMVASLGQHLAHTAATFANVMAALSTGVFILRFRRPIAHLIRNQPLSRRLTRRALSDTIEIIGTFWYLPALVLVGISLFATFVSAGDTSTALRQSLLCTVLLVLCMVINGLVRRHALKPQRGHKRHALYSERLKSFFYTLAHLAVWLAFIELGLRVWGMSLIRFTEGDGHEVSVKLFSLGGTLIFAWLIWILSDTAVHHALTRSRKGLANARAQTMMPLIRNVLFVAIFIIATIVALANMGMNVTPLLAGAGVIGLAIGFGAQSLVADLITGLFIIIEDSLAIDDYVDVGGHLGTVEGLTIRTVRLRDIDGIVHTIPFSEIKSIKNYSREFGYAIFRVAIPYNMEIDDAIKLMRDVGQKMRTDPLQRRNIWSPLEIQGVESFESGSAILRARFKTAPIKQWEVSRAFNLSLKRHLDEAGLDLATPRMSIQVITAGGGAEKE, via the coding sequence GTGTTCGCTCGTCTTTTTGCCCTGCCCTGCTATGTGCTCGTCTGCCTGCTGACCCTGCTGCCCCTGGGGAGCGCCCAGGCGGTGGGCTTGCCTGGCTTGCTGGGCAACCAGACCAAGGCGCAGCCCCAGGCTGAGGAACCCCTGGGGCAATCCCTGGACGAGGTGATCAAGTCCCTGGAGAACGACCAGCAACGGACCAAGCTGCTGGCGGACCTGAAGAAACTGCGAGATGCCACGAAAAAAGCCCAGCCCACGCCAGAAGAAGGCGTACTGGGCCTGATCGGCGGCACCCTGTCGAACCTGGAAAAGCAATTCTCCGGGGCCGACAGCCCGGTTACCCGCTGGTCCGACGAGTTCGACCTGGCCAAGGAAGAACTCTCGGCACTGATGCTGCCAGCCAGCCAGTGGCTGCCGATCATCTTTGCCTTTGCCCTGATCCTCATGGTCTGGAGCCTGCTGGCAGCAGCGCTGATCTGGCTCAGCCACCGGGTGCGCCTGCGCTTCGGCCTGACCGAAGACCTGCCCCAGCACCCCAAGACCTGGGACCTGCTGCGCTTTGCCCTGCGCAAGCTCGGCCCCTGGCTGATCGCCCTGTTGATCACGGTCTACATGACCTACTCCCTGCCCTCTTCCCTGGGCAAGGACCTGGCCATGGTCCTGGCCTACGCCCTGGTGGTCGGCACCTGTTTCTCGGCGATCTGCGTGGTGGCGTTCTCCGTACTCGATGGCCCGCACCGCCATCGCGCCCTGTACATCCTGCGGCGCCAGGCCTTCCGCCCGCTGTGGTGGATCGGCAGCTTCGCCGCCTTTGGCGAGGCCCTGAGCGACCCACGCATGGTGGCCAGCCTGGGCCAGCACCTGGCCCATACCGCGGCGACCTTCGCCAATGTCATGGCGGCGCTGTCCACCGGCGTGTTCATCCTGCGTTTCCGCCGCCCCATCGCCCACCTGATCCGCAATCAGCCACTGTCACGGCGCCTGACCCGCCGGGCCCTGAGCGACACCATCGAGATCATCGGCACCTTCTGGTACCTGCCGGCCCTGGTGCTGGTAGGTATCTCGCTGTTCGCCACCTTCGTTTCCGCCGGCGACACCAGCACCGCCCTGCGCCAGTCGTTGCTGTGCACGGTACTGCTGGTGCTGTGCATGGTGATCAACGGCCTGGTACGCCGCCATGCCCTCAAGCCCCAGCGCGGGCACAAACGCCATGCGCTGTACTCCGAGCGGCTGAAAAGCTTCTTCTACACCCTGGCTCACCTGGCGGTCTGGCTGGCATTCATCGAGCTCGGCCTGCGGGTCTGGGGCATGTCGCTGATCCGCTTCACCGAAGGCGATGGCCATGAAGTCAGCGTCAAGCTGTTCAGCCTCGGCGGCACCCTGATCTTTGCCTGGCTGATCTGGATTCTCAGCGACACCGCGGTGCATCACGCCCTGACCCGTTCGCGCAAGGGCCTGGCCAACGCGCGCGCGCAAACCATGATGCCGCTGATTCGCAACGTGCTGTTCGTGGCGATCTTCATCATTGCCACCATCGTTGCCCTGGCGAACATGGGCATGAACGTCACGCCGCTGCTGGCCGGTGCCGGTGTCATCGGCCTGGCCATCGGTTTCGGCGCCCAGTCCCTGGTAGCGGACTTGATCACCGGCCTGTTCATCATCATCGAGGACTCCCTGGCCATCGACGACTACGTCGATGTCGGCGGCCACCTGGGCACCGTCGAGGGCCTGACTATCCGTACCGTGCGCCTGCGGGACATCGACGGCATCGTGCACACCATCCCGTTCAGCGAAATCAAGAGCATCAAGAACTACTCCCGGGAGTTCGGCTACGCGATCTTCCGCGTGGCGATCCCGTACAACATGGAAATCGACGACGCAATCAAGCTGATGCGCGATGTCGGCCAGAAGATGCGCACCGACCCCCTGCAGCGCCGCAATATCTGGTCGCCGCTGGAAATCCAGGGGGTGGAGAGTTTCGAGTCCGGCAGCGCCATCCTCCGGGCCCGTTTCAAGACTGCACCGATCAAGCAGTGGGAAGTGTCCCGGGCGTTCAACCTGTCCCTCAAGCGTCACCTCGACGAAGCCGGGCTGGACCTGGCTACGCCGCGCATGAGCATCCAGGTGATCACCGCAGGCGGCGGCGCGGAAAAGGAGTGA